ATGCATACCGAGAGCGTCAGCAGCCTTCGACCGGTTCCAATCGCTGTTTTTAAGTGCTTCGAGGATATACTTTCTTTCGATAGTATCGATGTCTTCCGGTTTGCTTTCAAGGTCGGTCGAGCGGCGCCTGAGGTAGGACGGAAGGTGTTTTACTCCGACATTCCCTTTTTTGCAGAGGACAAAAGCATGCTCGATGATATTCTCCAGTTCTCTGACATTTCCGGGAAAATCGTGCTGCATGATGTCGGCCAGGGCTCCCGGGGTTATCCCGGTCAGATTCCTGCTCCTGATCTTGTTGAACCGGCAGATGAAATGGTCCACAAGCAGGGGGATATCCTCTTTTCTCTCCTTAAGCGGAGGGATGTCGATCCGAATCACATTGATCCTGTAAAACAGGTCGCGCCTGAATTCACCATTTTTTACAAGCTCATCCAGATCCCTGTTCGTCGCTGTGATGACCCTTACATCGGCCTTTACCGGCACGGTCCCGCCAAGCGGTTCGTAGACTTTTTCCTGAAGTACCCTCAGCAGTTTCACCTGCATGGCCTGGCTGATATCCCCTATCTCATCGAGAAAGATCGTCCCACCCGCGGCTAGCGCGAACCTGCCCGGCTTGTCCTTTTTCGCGTCTGTAAAGGCTCCTGCCTTGTAGCCGAATAGCTCTGCCTCCAGAAGAGTGTCCGGAAGGGCGCCGCAATTGACCGCTATGATCCTCTCCTTGCGCCTCGGACTCAGGTCGTGTATGGCCCGGGCAAAAAGCTCTTTCCCCGTACCACTGTCACCACCGATCATCACAGTGCTTTCGCTCTCGGCGACCTCGGGAAGGATGTCGAACAACCTTTTCATCAGGTGACTCTTGCTGATGATATCCATGAAACGGTTCTTGCCGAGCAGTTCTCTCCTGAGCTCTTTGAGTACACTCAGATCCCTGAATGTCTCCACACCACCGATGACATTGCCCTCAGCATCCCTTAGAAGAGCGGTCGAGACAGAGACGACGACAGGCTCACCATCAGGCTTTACAATAGTTATCTCCTCGTTGACCACCTGATGTCCGCTGTCCATCGTCCTCTTCAATACGCATGCGCTCTCACACACCATCGCCCTCATCACCTCAGCGCAGAATTTCCCGATCGCCACGGAGCGGGGGATCCCGGTGATACGTTCGGCAGCCTTATTGAAAGATGTGATCCGCCAATCGAGATCGATCGTAAAGACGCCATCGGCGATGCTATCGAGGATTATGTCGGTATTGGAAGTCATCTCGTGAGGATTATACTACGCGCCGCGCCGGACCGCAACCTATACCGTAGCATTTTTGCTACGGTAGGGAAACCTCTCAAGAGAAAGTGCGAAAGATACTGTACGTTATCATCACTTCAACAACACCATCTTCTTCGCCTGCACAAAATCACCGGTGACGAGGCGGCAGAAGTAGATACCGCTCGATGGTCCGTCAGGAACATCCACAGTCGCAGTTCCAGTTCCAGAACAATACACCGAGTCGCTGTGGACGTTACCGATAGCAATCGCGCAATCGTACGTTCCTGCCGATTCAGGCTCGAAGCGGACGGTCACATACAGCGTTTCAGTTGATTCGAGACTGAATGGACCAGCTGCCCCTCGCCATTATTCTCCTATGCATACAGGTTGCCGATTATTACTGGAATATGGAGTTGTAATCCGCGCCCGCCCATGATAAAATACGGTGGACTCATTTTCCAGAGAATAGGAGGCTATTATGAGATTTGTATTGATTGTCGTGCTGTCAATCATCCTGACGATCAGCAGCC
This genomic window from Candidatus Latescibacterota bacterium contains:
- a CDS encoding sigma 54-interacting transcriptional regulator; this encodes MTSNTDIILDSIADGVFTIDLDWRITSFNKAAERITGIPRSVAIGKFCAEVMRAMVCESACVLKRTMDSGHQVVNEEITIVKPDGEPVVVSVSTALLRDAEGNVIGGVETFRDLSVLKELRRELLGKNRFMDIISKSHLMKRLFDILPEVAESESTVMIGGDSGTGKELFARAIHDLSPRRKERIIAVNCGALPDTLLEAELFGYKAGAFTDAKKDKPGRFALAAGGTIFLDEIGDISQAMQVKLLRVLQEKVYEPLGGTVPVKADVRVITATNRDLDELVKNGEFRRDLFYRINVIRIDIPPLKERKEDIPLLVDHFICRFNKIRSRNLTGITPGALADIMQHDFPGNVRELENIIEHAFVLCKKGNVGVKHLPSYLRRRSTDLESKPEDIDTIERKYILEALKNSDWNRSKAADALGMH